The genomic interval AAGTCGCGGCCGAGGTCACCCGGTATCCCCTGCCGGCCCGTGGGGTTCTCTGGCGTGGAACCAGCAATGCCCTCCGAGCGAAAATCATCGCCACGGAGCGCGACCTCCAGCAGTGGGAGTCCACCGTGTTGGCGGGGGGCGTGGCGAAGCTCAATTCCCGGTGGGCCCTGCTTGAACGTCTTCGGGACCAACAGCGGGACGGGCCTGGACACCTCATGGGTCAACTGCCGTTGCTCGAAGGTCTCCTCGCGACACCTGTCGGACCAGCCCTGACGCTCTCCCGGAAGGAGGACGGCGTCTGGTTCCTCGAGCGCGACGTCGCCGGGACGGATGCGGCTTGGGTGGTTCGCCTCGGACGGGCCGGCTACCGACTGAGGACGGACCGGTCAGGTCGGTTGATGCTGATGCATGAGTCCAAGCTGAAGCAGACCCCGTAGGGTGGCTGCCCCCCGAGGCGCCGATGACGTGCCGTGCGACTCGAATCGCCGCGGCGTCGCATGCCGCCACCCTCCAGGTCTTCGGTCCACACGAGGTGCGAGAGAGCCTGCCGGGTCGTCCCCTGTCACGCACGTGACAGCGAGTGTGGTGACGGCTCGACGTGGACCCACCAGCGGGGCATGCATCTGTCGGACAGCACGCGGTCGTTGCGGGCTGGCATACAGGCGCGGACTCGTGCTTCAGGTACGGTGCGAGCCCCGTCATGCACTTCAAGTTCGTCCACGCCGCTGATCTACACCTGGACACTCCCTTCCGAGGCGTGGCCGCACAAGGCCCCCTGCTGGCGCGCTTCCAGGAGTCCACCTTCCGTGCGCTCTCGCGCATCGTCGACCTGTGTCTGAGAGAGCGCGCCGCCTTCCTGCTGTTGGCCGGGGACCTGTTCGAGGTGAAGGACCGCTCGGTGCGCGCGAGGCTGGTGCTGCGGCGCGAGCTGGGCCGGCTGCACGACGCGGGCATCGGCAGCTTCATCGTCCACGGCAATCATGATCCGCTGAGCGGCGACACGGGGACGCTGGGGTTGCCCTCCTCGGTGAAGGTGTTTGGTCCGGATTGGGAAGAGGCGGAGGTGCGGCGCGAGGGCCACCGGCTGTGCCGGGTGCAGGGCATCTCGTATCCCGACGTGGAGGTGCGCGATGACTTGTCCGCGCGCTTCCGCCGCACGAGCAATGACTTCAGCGTGGGGCTCCTGCACGCCAACCTGGGCGGCGCGGAGGGACACGCCAACTACGCGCCCTGCACACCGGCGGGGTTGGATTCGCGGGGCCTCGACTACTGGGCGCTGGGCCACGTGCACACGCGCGGCGAGGTGGTGCTGCCCGGCGGTGGCCTCGCGGTGTATCCGGGCAACCCGCAGGGCCGGCACGTGCTGGAGACGGGGGAGCGCGGCTGCGTGCTGGTGGAGGTGGAGGACGGCGGCATGCGGCGGCGCTTCGTGCCGGTGGACACGGTGCGCTGGCATCGGCTGGAAGTGCCGCTCACGGGCGTGGGCACGTTGGACGGGCTGCTAGGCCTCATCGACGAGGTGGTGGAGGCCGCGTGTGCCCGCGAGCTGGATGGGCATGCGGTGCGGCTGGTGCTGACGGGGCGCGGACCGCTGCATCGCGAGCTCGCGCGGCATGGAGCGCTGGTGCAGTTGGAGGCGGACCTGCGCGCGCGGCTGGCGTCGGCGCATCCTCCGGTGCTGCTGGAGTCGCTGCGAGACCTGAGCCGTCCCGAGCTGGACTGGGAGGCGCTCCAGGCCGAAGGCGGCTTCGCGCGCACGCTGCTGGAGGAGGCGCGGGGACTGGAAGAGGACCCGACTGCGCTTGCTCGTCTGTGGGAAGAAGAAGCGCTGGGGAGTCTGGGCCAGCGGCTCAAGCGGCTGGGCGTGGAGGTGTTGGAGGCGCCGAGGAAGGAGTGGGTATCCCGCGCGAGCCTGTTGAGCGTGGAGGCACTTCACGACGAGGAGGGCGCATGAAGCCAGGGCTGCGCATCGACACGCTGCGGGTTCGGCGGTTCGGACACTTCTCGGACTTCTCGCTGGAGCTGGGGCCCGGACTGCATCTGATGTACGGCCCCAACGAAGCGGGCAAGAGCACGTTGCTGGCGTTCCTGCGCGCCATGTTGTTCGGCTTCGAGAAGCGCGGGCATCCGGAGCGGTATGCGCCCACCGACGAGGACACACCGTCGGGGGGAGAGCTTCGCCTGCTCACGGCCTCGGGGGCGCTGACGGTGCGGCGCACGGCGACGGCTCGGGGGAAGCGCTCCGAGAGCCTGACGGTGCTGGGGCCGCAGGGTGAGCCCGTGTCCGAGGAGCGGCTGAAGGAGGCGCGGGGGCATGTCACGCGCGAGCTGTTCTTCGATGTCTTCGCCTTCCGGCTGGAGGAACTGGCGGGCTTCGAGCAGCTCACCGAGCAGCGGGGCGCCTCGGAGGCGCTGGTGGCCGCGAGCATGCGAGGGGCCCGGCGTCTGCCGGAGGCGATGGCGCGGCTGAGGAAGAACGCGGAGCTGCTCTACAAGCCGGCGGGTGTGAACCCCGAGCTGAACGTGAAGCTGCGTGAGCTGGAGGAGGTGCAGGAGCAGCTTCGCCAGGAAGGCAACCGGCCCGCGCTCTACTTCGCGATGCGGGACAAGCTGGAGGCGCTGGGCGCCGAGTCGCGTGCGCTGGAGTCTCGCCTTCACGAGGAGCGCCGGGAGCTGGAGCGGTTGGAGCGGCTGGAGTCCGCGCTGGGAGAAGTGACGGCGCTGGCGGCGGCGCGCGCGGAGCTGGAGACGCTGCCCGTCCTCGAGACGTTTCCCGAAGGCGGTGAAGCGCGGCTGGAGGATGTGCTCCATCGCAGCAGGAGCTATCGCGCGGAGGTGGCCCGGCTCGCGGAGCGGCTCACCTCCACGGAGTCCGAGCTGGAGCGGTTGTCCCTGTCCTCACCCGTCCGAGGGCGGGAGGAGGAGGCTCGGGCGGTGGTGGCCGCGTTCTCGGAGCGGTCGGAGTTGCTGCGTGCGTTGCCCGCGCGCAAGGCCGCGCTGGGGATGAAGCGGAGGCAGGTGGAGTCCTCGCTGGAGGAGCTGGGGCTCGACGTGGATGGGCCGGGGCTGCTGGCCTTGGACTTGAGCGCGGGGGCTCGCGCGGGCCTGGAGTCCCTGGCGTCGCAGCTGGAGGTGGAGGAGCAAGGGCGGAGGGAAGCGGCGAGCACCTTGGGGCGCACGCGCCTGGAGCGGGAGCGGATGGACGATGCGCTCATGCGCATGGAGTCCGAGCTCTCGGGGCTCCCGGAGGCACGGCCCGCGCAGGTGCGGCATCAGCAGGCGGGCCTGGGCCGGATGCGCGGCGTGCGCGCGGAGCTGGAGCGGCTGGGCGAGCAGAAGGAGGAGGCTCGGCGGCGGCTGGAAGGATGGCGTGGGCAGGAGCCGGAGCCCGTGACACACGCCCCCGTGATTCCCGGGTGGTGGGCGCCCGTGGCCGCCTTCGTGACGGTGGTGCTCGCGGGGTTGGGGTGGTGGTTGAGCGGGCTGGTGGTGAGCGGGCTGGCGCTCTGCGGCGGCCTGGTGCTGACGGGGTTGTTGGGGCTGGCCCGGCGCCGGGTGGAGGCGATTCGAGACGCGGAGCGGAGCACACGCGAGGCGCGCCAGCAGGAGCGGCGGCAGGAGGAGGAGCGGCAGCGAGCGACCCTCTCGGGCCTGGCGGCGCGTGAGGAGTTGTTGCATCGGGAGCTGCTGGCCTCCGCCATCGAGGCGGGACTCACGCCGGCGGCGACCCTCGCGGACATGACGGTGCGCGAGGGCGTGCTCGCGGAGGCATTGGAGAAGGCCGCGCGGCGTGAGTCGCTCCTGCGTGAGCGGGATGCGCTGCGGGCCTCGCATGACGTGGCCCTGCGTGAGGAGCGGCACGCGGAGGAGGCCCTGCGCGGACATGAGACACGGCACGCGTCGCTCTCGTCCGAGGTCATGACCTGTCTGTCATCACGCGGTTTCCCCACGGGGCTCCCGCCCCAGGCGGCCCTGGCGTTGTGGCGGGATGCCTCGGCGCTGAGGCAGCGCTGGCAGGACGTGGGCGCGGAGGAGGCCGCGCTCACGGTCGACGAGGACGCATGCGAGAGCGTCATCACGCGGCTGCGAGGGCTCACCGCGAAACTGTTCGCGGGGACGGAGCCTCCACTCGACACGCCCTCCCCTCGAGCGGCACTCACCTCGCCTCCGGTGGAGTCGCTCGCCCTGCGCGTGAGTTCCGCCCTGGACGCGGCCCGTGAGCAAGAGGCGGAGCGGCGCACCGTCCTGGAACGTCATCGTGAGCTGCGCGAGGAGAAGGCCCGGCTCGACGAGCTGTCTCGCGCGGAGGAAGCAGCCCTCGTCTCCCTGCTCGCCGAAGGGGGAGGAGGCGACGAGGAGAGCTTCCGCCGGCACGCTCGG from Myxococcus stipitatus carries:
- a CDS encoding DNA repair exonuclease gives rise to the protein MHFKFVHAADLHLDTPFRGVAAQGPLLARFQESTFRALSRIVDLCLRERAAFLLLAGDLFEVKDRSVRARLVLRRELGRLHDAGIGSFIVHGNHDPLSGDTGTLGLPSSVKVFGPDWEEAEVRREGHRLCRVQGISYPDVEVRDDLSARFRRTSNDFSVGLLHANLGGAEGHANYAPCTPAGLDSRGLDYWALGHVHTRGEVVLPGGGLAVYPGNPQGRHVLETGERGCVLVEVEDGGMRRRFVPVDTVRWHRLEVPLTGVGTLDGLLGLIDEVVEAACARELDGHAVRLVLTGRGPLHRELARHGALVQLEADLRARLASAHPPVLLESLRDLSRPELDWEALQAEGGFARTLLEEARGLEEDPTALARLWEEEALGSLGQRLKRLGVEVLEAPRKEWVSRASLLSVEALHDEEGA
- a CDS encoding AAA family ATPase is translated as MKPGLRIDTLRVRRFGHFSDFSLELGPGLHLMYGPNEAGKSTLLAFLRAMLFGFEKRGHPERYAPTDEDTPSGGELRLLTASGALTVRRTATARGKRSESLTVLGPQGEPVSEERLKEARGHVTRELFFDVFAFRLEELAGFEQLTEQRGASEALVAASMRGARRLPEAMARLRKNAELLYKPAGVNPELNVKLRELEEVQEQLRQEGNRPALYFAMRDKLEALGAESRALESRLHEERRELERLERLESALGEVTALAAARAELETLPVLETFPEGGEARLEDVLHRSRSYRAEVARLAERLTSTESELERLSLSSPVRGREEEARAVVAAFSERSELLRALPARKAALGMKRRQVESSLEELGLDVDGPGLLALDLSAGARAGLESLASQLEVEEQGRREAASTLGRTRLERERMDDALMRMESELSGLPEARPAQVRHQQAGLGRMRGVRAELERLGEQKEEARRRLEGWRGQEPEPVTHAPVIPGWWAPVAAFVTVVLAGLGWWLSGLVVSGLALCGGLVLTGLLGLARRRVEAIRDAERSTREARQQERRQEEERQRATLSGLAAREELLHRELLASAIEAGLTPAATLADMTVREGVLAEALEKAARRESLLRERDALRASHDVALREERHAEEALRGHETRHASLSSEVMTCLSSRGFPTGLPPQAALALWRDASALRQRWQDVGAEEAALTVDEDACESVITRLRGLTAKLFAGTEPPLDTPSPRAALTSPPVESLALRVSSALDAAREQEAERRTVLERHRELREEKARLDELSRAEEAALVSLLAEGGGGDEESFRRHARQARRYTELTHHARELAHRIEARTGLSDTQARESLRALGGEAGLRVSLEQLRARHTQAQQQAKALLTEQGATRNQLEQWENDDLLARLRIQEETLRAKVAELATRYAEEKLALALLGQARRRFEEEQQPRVVQLASEHFTLLTGSRYRRVFIPAGDERELRVSDGQRDWSAAQLSRGTREQLYLAFRLAVVRDFAETRGALPLIVGDVLVNFDPLRARAAIHLLAQLSEHQQVIAFTCHPWLRELFEAEGARLQHLEARDTPSALRAG